A single window of Gossypium arboreum isolate Shixiya-1 chromosome 13, ASM2569848v2, whole genome shotgun sequence DNA harbors:
- the LOC128286792 gene encoding uncharacterized protein LOC128286792 encodes MNGAVEVANKNIKNIVGKMTETYKDWHEKLPFALYAYRTSIRTSTGATPFSLVYGMEVVLPIEVEIPSLRVLAEVKLDEAEWIQSRYDQLNFIKEKRLKGYYLELTKHKDWKHLKRKSLNWDFLFGFSDQRSKLNKKTGYRFSERTLMNREQ; translated from the exons atgaatggtgcagtCGAAgtagccaataagaacatcaagaataTTGTGGGAAAGATGACTGAAActtacaaagattggcatgagaaactaCCGTTCgctctctatgcttatcgaacatccATCAGGACatctactggggcaactcctttctcattggtctatggaatggaggtgGTTTTACCCATCGAGGTTGAGattccttccctcagagttttgGCAGAAGTAAAACTGGATGAGGCAGAGTGGATCCAGtcccgatacgatcagttgaattttATCAAAGAAAAGAGGCTGAAG gGCTATTATTTGGAACTAACTAAACATAAAGATTGGAAACACTTGAAAAGGAAGAGTTTAAATTGGGACTTCCTCTTCGGGTTTTCTGATCAAAGATCTAAGCTGAATAAGAAGACTGGGTATCGATTCAGTgaaagaaccttgatgaataGAGAGCAATGA